In Topomyia yanbarensis strain Yona2022 chromosome 2, ASM3024719v1, whole genome shotgun sequence, one DNA window encodes the following:
- the LOC131680534 gene encoding uncharacterized protein LOC131680534, producing the protein MQLRSASVKKTLFPGSPLFALRSAKVLHTPVLSVEEQKKQQEIRETEYKMAESINALVQCCAATKGKVERIRRAIYAAGNDSGKFNIHGLNLYLKTVDSAYMEYNDFQNRIYLSHPSKRAEFETGFVEFEELYEYVRIELSKMIQNHEDEQKAIGMAAAMQREQQMLKFSLTEEGNRPSTSGYQPGSVQARIPSLLLQNTPLPTFDGRYENWFKFKAMFCDIIDRCTSDSPATKLHFLDKALVAKAQGAIDQQTLNDNNYEGAWKILTERFENLPMVIHGHITKLLNLKPMAKESFQELKTLVDDCEKRVDSLEFHKLNMDKMAEAIIVTLLTSKLDPDTRKCWETTIEHGKLPVYKDTIAFLRKRSYVLERCEQAASLKQTRGGAATTETAPFFNKVHSVVVQKNENHCPVCESNHHVEMCEDFKKLSIAARYNKAKQAALCFSCLRKGHRTANCRSSQACSTCSKKHHSLMHPEERKLESSNLPPTELKSGGAELTAAKCTLPDIVYVNTSVKRQVLLATAVVHVLDSCGMLHNCRALLDSGAMANFVSERMIDLLGLRKECVEIPVIGVNGMKTLVKFKAHAIVKSRTMEYEFGLDYLIIPKVTGALPTRKIDIVNWPIPNGVVLADRNFNEPSRIDMLIGAEVFYGLLLAGKIRMSDDLPLLQESVLGWLIAGAVADVTPVQTARVCQVTPSVDPEDDLSELVRRFWAIDEQVEETFFSDDGCEEHFKQTHIRTKDGRYVVMLPFRTNVTDLGESRKQAERRFELLERRLDNCPDLKRMYGEFIDEYVALGHCVRIERNEDFAYYLPHHCVLKPDSSSTKLRVVFDASAKSDTGLSLNDVMKVGPTVQSSLFDIILRFRTFKYSFTADVPKMYRQILVNEAHTCYQRILWRKVRSDPLSEFELKTVTYGTAAAPYLATRSLLQLANDEEREYPSASVELKKSFYIDDVLSGANTLVEAKKLRDDLVKLLAKGGFELHKWCANDDELLEGIPLEAREKQMAFENCNVNGVIKTLGLYWNPTSDEFMFRVRAIDDDLKLPTKRQVLSETAKLFDPLGLLAPTIVIPKLIMQQLWVEKIDWDETIPSTLFERWNRFRSELCDISNAKIERRVTVDDTVKIELHGFADASTIAYGCCIYLRSVKVDDTAEMKLICGRSRVAPLKETQRGEKPDAKPCEMTVPRLELCAALLLARQMKAVREALAVDASQVMMWSDSMIVLSWLQKTKQDTSVFVRNHVAKIQMFTSTSTWHHIPTKQNPADVVSRGLFPTELMDSMLWWKGPPFLQTTEYDEKFVTAYLSTEAQVIACSTAAIAIPENRAYDVILATSNFRRLQRVFGYIAKFIFNCRRRRMERRTCERLDSYDLREALRIMVICVQRVVYVEEIHCIQKNKSVKGKLRNLNPMLDNNILRVGGRIRHSDLPKDQKHPMILPEKNHFTELLVDALHREHLHVGLNGLLAIIRQKYWPVNAKRTIHRVLKRCVTCFRAKPKTLEQYMGDLPSCRVTAAAPFIRTGVDYAGPFYLKQGRGKAAMKAYVSLFVCMSTKAIHLELVTSLTTDGFLAALHRFVGRRGNVLEMFSDNGTNFTGACKDLIELRQLLNSQALQGRIDEFCQLRGILWRFNPPKAPHQGGLWESNVKSMKNHLYKSLSESYMTYEEMNTLLIQIEAILNSRPLIPMNDDLFDYEALSPGHFLIGRELTAVAEPFYDGLKDGVVSRYQLVQKRKQCFWRRWSNEYVTTLQKRSKWTKEPALLRPGLLVILKEDNVPPQMWKLGRISETHPGKDGVTRVVTIRTSRGTYRRPTT; encoded by the coding sequence ATGCAGTTGAGGTCTGCAAGTGTGAAAAAGACGCTGTTTCCTGGTTCCCCGCTTTTTGCTTTGAGAAGCGCAAAAGTGTTGCATACTCCCGTGCTGAGTGTGGAAGAGCAGAAAAAACAGCAGGAAATTCGTGAAACGGAATACAAGATGGCTGAATCGATCAATGCGCTGGTTCAATGCTGTGCTGCGACGAAGGGAAAAGTTGAGCGAATTCGTAGAGCAATTTATGCCGCAGGTAACGATAGTGGAAAGTTCAATATTCATGGATTGAACTTATATTTGAAAACCGTTGATTCTGCGTATATGGAATACAATGATTTCCAAAATCGGATATATTTGTCGCACCCATCCAAACGAGCTGAATTCGAGACTGGGTTTGTGGAATTCGAAGAGCTGTACGAATATGTTCGCATTGAGCTCAGtaagatgattcaaaatcatgaagacgAGCAAAAGGCAATTGGCATGGCAGCTGCAATGCAGAGAGAGCAACAGATGCTGAAGTTTTCACTGACTGAGGAAGGAAATCGGCCTAGCACTAGTGGATATCAACCGGGCAGCGTTCAAGCTCGAATTCCATCGCTTCTACTGCAGAATACTCCTCTACCCACGTTTGACGGACGATATGAAAACTGGTTCAAGTTCAAGGCCATGTTTTGCGATATTATCGACCGATGCACCAGTGATTCCCCTGCtactaagttgcattttttggACAAGGCGTTAGTAGCCAAGGCTCAAGGTGCGATCGATCAGCAAACTCTGAACGACAACAACTACGAGGGAGCCTGGAAAATTTTGACGGAGAGATTTGAAAATTTACCGATGGTTATCCATGGTCATATTACCAAGTTGTTGAATTTGAAACCTATGGCTAAGGAGTCGTTTCAGGAATTGAAAACGCTGGTTGACGATTGCGAGAAACGGGTGGACTCTTTGGAGTTTCACAAGTTAAACATGGATAAAATGGCTGAGGCTATTATTGTGACGCTTTTAACTTCCAAGCTCGACCCTGATACACGAAAGTGTTGGGAAACGACAATTGAACACGGCAAATTGCCGGTGTACAAGGACACAATTGCCTTTCTTCGAAAACGCAGCTATGTACTAGAGCGCTGTGAACAGGCAGCCAGTCTGAAGCAGACCAGAGGAGGAGCTGCGACAACTGAGACTGCCCCCTTTTTTAATAAGGTGCATTCGGTGGTGgtacagaaaaatgaaaatcattgtCCGGTATGTGAATCGAATCATCATGTAGAAATGTGTGAAGACTTCAAGAAATTAAGTATCGCTGCGAGATATAACAAAGCGAAACAAGCTGCTTTGTGCTTTTCCTGTTTAAGGAAGGGTCATCGCACAGCGAACTGTCGATCCAGTCAAGCTTGTTCAACGTGCTCGAAGAAACATCATTCTTTGATGCACCCCGAGGAACGGAAACTAGAATCATCAAACCTACCACCTACAGAATTGAAATCTGGTGGTGCCGAACTAACGGCCGCAAAGTGTACGCTACCTGATATAGTTTATGTGAACACATCTGTGAAAAGGCAGGTGCTCTTGGCAACTGCGGTCGTTCACGTGCTTGATTCTTGCGGTATGCTACATAATTGTCGTGCGCTGCTGGATTCCGGCGCGATGGCTAATTTTGTGTCGGAGAGAATGATCGATTTGCTTGGTCTGCGCAAGGAGTGCGTTGAAATTCCGGTTATCGGTGTGAATGGCATGAAAACGTTAGTAAAGTTCAAAGCACATGCCATAGTGAAGTCCAGAACAATGGAATATGAATTTGGTTTGGATTACCTGATAATACCGAAGGTTACTGGTGCGCTACCAACAAGAAAGATCGACATCGTAAATTGGCCGATACCTAACGGTGTGGTGTTGGCTGACCGGAATTTCAATGAGCCGAGTCGCATAGATATGTTGATCGGCGCAGAAGTTTTTTATGGGCTGCTACTAGCAGGTAAGATTAGAATGTCCGATGATTTGCCGTTGCTACAGGAAAGCGTGCTGGGCTGGCTTATAGCTGGAGCAGTAGCTGATGTGACGCCGGTTCAAACCGCTCGAGTCTGTCAAGTAACGCCATCTGTTGATCCGGAAGATGACCTCTCTGAGTTAGTGAGGCGCTTCTGGGCCATTGATGAACAAGTAGAAGAAACGTTTTTCTCAGATGACGGCTGCGAGGAGCATTTTAAGCAAACTCATATTCGTACAAAGGATGGCAGATACGTGGTGATGCTTCCTTTTCGAACGAACGTGACTGATCTGGGAGAGTCCCGGAAACAAGCTGAACGAAGATTCGAACTATTGGAAAGAAGACTGGATAATTGTCCTGATTTGAAACGAATGTATGGAGAATTTATCGACGAGTATGTGGCCCTCGGCCACTGTGTCAGAATCGAACGTAATGAAGATTTTGCTTACTATCTtccccaccactgtgtattgaAGCCAGACAGTTCGTCAACAAAGCTGAGGGTCGTGTTCGATGCATCGGCGAAGAGCGACACTGGTTTGTCTTTGAATGACGTAATGAAGGTTGGGCCAACAGTGCAAAGCAGTCTTTTTGACATCATACTCCGATTTAGAACCTTCAAATACTCTTTCACAGCTGATGTACCAAAGATGTACAGACAAATTCTGGTGAATGAAGCTCACACTTGTTATCAACGCATTTTGTGGAGAAAAGTAAGGTCCGATCCGTTGAGTGAATTTGAATTGAAAACGGTGACCTACGGTACGGCAGCTGCACCATATTTAGCTACGCGCTCTCTGCTCCAGCTAGCTAACGACGAAGAAAGGGAATATCCTTCAGCTAGTGTTGAATTGAAGAAATCTTTCTACATTGACGATGTTTTGTCGGGTGCAAACACATTGGTCGAAGCGAAGAAATTGCGAGACGATCTAGTGAAACTGTTAGCTAAAGGAGGATTCGAGCTTCACAAATGGTGTGCCAATGATGATGAACTGCTTGAAGGCATTCCTCTGGAAGCTCGAGAGAAGCAGATGGCGTTTGAAAATTGCAATGTAAATGGAGTAATAAAAACGCTCGGATTATACTGGAATCCGACCAGTGATGAATTTATGTTCCGTGTTAGGGCGATTGATGATGATCTAAAACTGCCAACTAAGCGACAAGTGCTATCAGAAACAGCGAAGCTGTTCGATCCCTTAGGGCTTTTGGCACCGACAATTGTTATCCCGAAGCTTATTATGCAACAACTGTGGGTCGAGAAAATCGATTGGGATGAAACGATTCCTTCAACACTATTTGAACGTTGGAATCGCTTTCGATCAGAGCTGTGTGATATCAGCAACGCGAAGATTGAAAGAAGAGTGACAGTCGACGACACCGTGAAGATAGAACTACACGGCTTTGCAGACGCATCCACAATAGCCTATGGATGTTGTATTTATCTACGAAGCGTAAAGGTTGATGACACTGCGGAAATGAAACTTATCTGTGGTAGGTCTAGAGTAGCGCCATTAAAGGAAACACAACGTGGAGAGAAACCAGATGCGAAACCTTGTGAAATGACAGTCCCACGACTGGAGCTATGTGCTGCACTGCTCTTAGCACGGCAAATGAAAGCAGTTCGAGAAGCGTTGGCCGTAGATGCCAGCCAAGTAATGATGTGGTCAGATTCGATGATCGTACTTTCATGGCTACAAAAAACGAAACAAGACACGTCAGTATTCGTTCGTAATCATGTTGCGAAGATTCAAATGTTTACCTCCACTTCCACATGGCACCATATTCCAACAAAACAGAATCCAGCAGATGTGGTGTCGCGCGGTTTATTTCCAACGGAGTTGATGGATAGTATGTTATGGTGGAAGGGTCCACCGTTCCTGCAGACCACTGAGTACGACGAGAAATTTGTTACCGCTTATTTGTCTACTGAAGCACAGGTAATAGCTTGTTCGACAGCTGCCATTGCTATTCCAGAGAATCGAGCTTATGATGTGATTTTAGCGACAAGTAATTTTCGACGACTACAACGTGTTTTCGGCTACATAGCGAAATTTATCTTCAACTGTAGACGCAGAAGGATGGAAAGGCGTACTTGCGAGCGACTTGACAGTTATGATTTGAGAGAAGCTTTAAGGATCATGGTAATTTGTGTTCAACGTGTTGTATACGTAGAGGAAATCCATTGTATCCAGAAGAACAAATCAGTAAAGGGTAAGCTACGAAACCTTAATCCAATGCTTGATAACAATATTTTGCGAGTGGGAGGCCGAATCCGGCACTCTGACCTTCCCAAGGACCAGAAGCATCCGATGATACTaccagaaaaaaaccattttacgGAATTGTTAGTAGACGCTTTGCATCGTGAACACTTACATGTCGGATTGAATGGTTTACTAGCCATTATCCGCCAGAAGTATTGGCCAGTTAATGCGAAAAGAACTATTCATCGTGTACTGAAACGATGCGTGACGTGCTTTCGAGCGAAACCAAAAACCCTTGAGCAATATATGGGAGATTTGCCGAGTTGTCGTGTAACAGCCGCGGCACCGTTTATCCGAACCGGTGTTGATTATGCAGGACCATTTTATCTTAAGCAAGGGCGAGGAAAGGCTGCAATGAAGGCGTACGTTAGTTTGTTCGTATGCATGTCTACGAAAGCAATCCATCTAGAACTAGTGACTTCCCTTACTACAGATGGATTTCTGGCTGCATTGCACAGATTCGTCGGTCGTCGTGGCAACGTTTTAGAAATGTTTTCCGACAATGGAACGAATTTTACTGGCGCTTGTAAGGATTTGATTGAACTCAGACAACTATTGAATTCGCAAGCTTTGCAAGGACGAATCGACGAGTTTTGCCAACTACGAGGAATTTTATGGCGGTTCAACCCTCCCAAGGCGCCGCATCAGGGTGGACTTTGGGAGTCTAATGTGAAGTCAATGAAGAATCATCTCTACAAATCGCTTTCTGAAAGTTACATGACGTACGAAGAAATGAACACTCTCTTAATTCAGATTGAAGCAATTCTCAATTCGCGACCACTGATTCCGATGAATGATGATCTCTTTGACTACGAAGCTCTCAGTCCTGGACACTTTTTGATAGGTCGGGAACTGACAGCTGTTGCCGAACCTTTTTATGACGGACTAAAGGACGGCGTAGTATCCAGGTACCAGTTGGTGCAAAAACGGAAACAATGTTTTTGGAGACGCTGGTCGAATGAGTATGTTACGACTCTGCAAAAGAGAAGCAAGTGGACGAAGGAGCCCGCTTTGTTACGCCCAGGCCTACTGGTAATCCTAAAGGAGGACAATGTACCTCCCCAAATGTGGAAATTGGGTCGCATTTCTGAAACACACCCGGGAAAGGACGGCGTGACACGAGTTGTGACTATACGAACTAGTCGGGGAACGTATCGAAGACCTACTACGTAG